The following proteins are co-located in the Sulfitobacter guttiformis genome:
- the speB gene encoding agmatinase yields MSQKNQPIGGNELARFSGPGTFMRLPSVNDLKGLDVAVLGIPMDIGTSWRSGTRFGPKQIRAESAMLRPYNLASGAAPFDSLQVADIGDLAINTFSLKDSLSIIKESYDEILKYDAMPLAMGGDHSITLPILRAMAKRHGPVALIHIDAHADVNDEMFGEKETHGTVFRRAYEEGLIRPEKTYQIGIRGTGYAATDFSEAVGWGFQQWPAEELWNRSLAQLAGEIRRDIGDTPTYITYDIDSLDPAYAPGTGTPEIGGLTTPQALELIRGFKGLNIVGADIVEVSPPYDPSGNTALTAANLLYEILCILPGVAYR; encoded by the coding sequence ATGAGCCAAAAGAACCAACCCATTGGCGGGAACGAACTGGCGCGCTTTTCCGGGCCGGGGACGTTTATGCGGCTGCCTTCGGTCAATGATCTCAAGGGGCTGGATGTGGCAGTTTTGGGCATTCCGATGGATATCGGCACCTCGTGGCGGTCGGGCACCCGCTTCGGACCAAAGCAAATCCGTGCTGAATCTGCGATGTTGCGCCCCTATAACCTTGCCAGCGGTGCTGCTCCTTTTGACAGCTTGCAGGTGGCTGATATTGGCGACCTGGCGATCAATACTTTTTCGCTGAAGGATAGTTTGTCAATTATCAAAGAGAGTTACGACGAGATTTTAAAGTATGATGCCATGCCTCTAGCGATGGGGGGGGATCATTCAATCACGCTGCCGATCCTGCGTGCCATGGCAAAGCGGCACGGGCCTGTTGCTCTCATCCACATCGATGCACACGCGGACGTAAACGACGAGATGTTCGGCGAGAAAGAGACGCATGGCACAGTGTTTCGCCGTGCTTACGAGGAGGGGCTGATCAGGCCTGAAAAAACCTACCAAATCGGTATTCGCGGTACCGGTTATGCCGCGACCGATTTCTCCGAAGCAGTCGGATGGGGGTTCCAGCAATGGCCCGCCGAGGAGCTGTGGAATCGCAGCCTTGCACAGCTTGCAGGTGAAATCCGTCGCGATATCGGAGATACGCCAACCTATATCACCTATGACATCGACAGTCTTGATCCCGCCTATGCGCCGGGCACGGGCACACCCGAAATTGGCGGGCTCACGACTCCACAAGCACTGGAGCTTATTAGAGGTTTCAAAGGGCTGAATATCGTCGGGGCGGACATTGTAGAAGTGTCTCCGCCCTATGATCCCAGTGGCAATACCGCGCTGACCGCGGCAAATTTACTCTACGAAATACTGTGCATCCTGCCTGGGGTTGCTTACAGATAG
- the speB gene encoding agmatinase, whose amino-acid sequence MGLEDAKSQVDQAFTRNDLKGHSFENAFGGATSFLRRRYTKDLTGVDIAITGVPFDQAVTNRTGTRLGPRAIREASTLQPYDPPYGWDFDVLSERAIIDYGDLAFDYARVSEFPATLTAHIKGILDAGVASVALGGDHYISFPILKAYAEKFGPMSLLHFDAHSDTWVDDDMERIDHGTMFYKAIKLGLIDPATSVQVGIRTHNDDTMGVTTIDAREIHEKGTAAAVEKIKKILGTNPTYLTFDIDALDPAFAPGTGTPVWGGLASWQAAAMLRDLAGINIRGGDIVEVSPPFDTTGATAIAGAHVATEICCLLGARMRGAS is encoded by the coding sequence ATGGGTCTGGAAGATGCAAAATCCCAAGTGGATCAAGCGTTTACCCGCAACGATCTAAAGGGACACAGTTTCGAGAACGCATTTGGTGGGGCGACATCGTTTTTACGGCGCAGATACACCAAGGACCTAACCGGTGTGGACATTGCGATCACGGGCGTGCCGTTCGATCAGGCGGTAACGAACCGCACGGGCACACGTTTGGGTCCGCGCGCGATCCGCGAGGCAAGCACATTACAGCCCTATGATCCGCCCTATGGCTGGGATTTCGATGTGCTCAGCGAACGAGCGATCATCGACTACGGAGATCTGGCGTTTGATTATGCGCGTGTGTCGGAATTTCCCGCCACCCTGACTGCGCACATCAAGGGCATTCTTGATGCGGGCGTGGCCAGCGTGGCGCTTGGCGGCGACCACTACATCAGCTTTCCGATCCTCAAAGCATATGCCGAGAAGTTCGGGCCGATGAGTTTGCTGCATTTTGATGCCCACTCAGACACTTGGGTCGATGATGATATGGAGCGGATCGACCATGGCACGATGTTTTACAAGGCGATCAAGCTGGGGCTGATCGATCCAGCGACATCCGTTCAGGTGGGCATCCGCACGCATAACGACGACACGATGGGCGTCACTACGATTGATGCCCGTGAGATACATGAAAAGGGAACGGCGGCAGCGGTCGAAAAGATTAAGAAAATATTAGGGACTAATCCCACATACCTCACATTTGATATAGATGCGTTGGATCCTGCTTTCGCTCCCGGAACCGGCACACCTGTCTGGGGTGGATTGGCGAGCTGGCAGGCAGCGGCAATGCTACGCGATCTGGCGGGGATTAATATTCGCGGCGGCGATATTGTCGAAGTATCGCCGCCCTTTGATACCACTGGGGCAACCGCGATTGCGGGCGCGCATGTGGCGACGGAAATTTGCTGCCTTCTGGGCGCAAGAATGCGGGGCGCTTCCTAA
- a CDS encoding M20 aminoacylase family protein, with the protein MPVINRIADFAEDMTAWRRHLHTIPELSFDCPKTAAFIKERLQEFGVDEIHEGIAQTGIVAIINGRGAGKTIGLRADFDALPIEEATGVDYASTHAGKMHACGHDGHTAMLLGAAKYMVETRNFAGRVALIFQPAEEEGGGAQVMCAEGMMDRFDISEVYGIHNLPGADEGAFYTRPGAIMAAVDSFTITINGRGGHGAMPHETADPVVAACGMVTAIQTIISRNVHSGAEKVISVTQIHTGSASNVIPDTAMINGTVRTFDKETRDTIIKRMTEIVQGQAASYGVEAELDYEEGYPATINSDAQTAFAAGVARSLVGADMVEDEFAKVAGAEDFSYMLEERPGSYLFLGAGAGAGLHHPKYNFNDAISPVGASFFAQLVEQMQPAVK; encoded by the coding sequence ATGCCCGTAATCAACCGTATTGCCGATTTTGCAGAAGACATGACAGCATGGCGGCGCCATTTGCATACCATCCCCGAGCTCAGCTTTGACTGTCCGAAAACAGCGGCTTTTATCAAGGAGCGGTTGCAGGAGTTCGGCGTCGACGAGATCCATGAGGGCATCGCGCAGACGGGTATTGTAGCAATCATCAACGGGCGCGGCGCGGGGAAAACCATTGGCTTGCGCGCCGATTTTGATGCACTCCCCATCGAGGAGGCAACTGGCGTCGATTATGCTTCGACACATGCCGGAAAAATGCACGCCTGCGGGCATGACGGACATACCGCGATGTTGCTCGGTGCGGCGAAATATATGGTTGAGACGCGCAATTTTGCGGGCCGTGTTGCGCTGATTTTCCAACCAGCCGAGGAAGAGGGTGGCGGCGCGCAAGTGATGTGCGCCGAAGGGATGATGGACCGTTTCGACATCTCTGAAGTATATGGCATCCACAACCTGCCCGGAGCCGACGAGGGGGCGTTCTATACCCGTCCCGGTGCGATCATGGCGGCGGTGGATTCGTTCACGATTACGATCAACGGGCGGGGCGGCCATGGGGCGATGCCGCACGAAACGGCGGACCCCGTGGTGGCGGCGTGTGGCATGGTCACCGCAATCCAGACGATTATCAGTCGCAACGTCCATTCAGGGGCGGAAAAGGTGATTTCGGTCACGCAAATTCACACAGGCAGCGCCAGTAACGTGATCCCCGATACCGCAATGATCAACGGCACCGTGCGCACGTTTGACAAAGAAACCCGTGATACAATTATCAAGCGGATGACAGAAATCGTACAAGGCCAAGCGGCCAGTTACGGCGTCGAGGCAGAACTTGATTACGAAGAAGGCTATCCTGCAACGATCAACTCAGACGCGCAGACGGCTTTTGCCGCAGGCGTGGCACGCTCACTGGTGGGCGCGGACATGGTGGAGGATGAATTCGCCAAAGTTGCCGGAGCCGAGGATTTTTCCTACATGCTGGAAGAGCGTCCAGGTTCCTACCTGTTTTTGGGTGCGGGCGCAGGTGCAGGGCTGCATCATCCTAAATACAACTTCAACGATGCGATCTCGCCCGTGGGTGCGTCATTCTTTGCGCAGCTCGTCGAGCAGATGCAACCGGCGGTGAAATAA